From one Lineus longissimus chromosome 3, tnLinLong1.2, whole genome shotgun sequence genomic stretch:
- the LOC135485701 gene encoding tetratricopeptide repeat protein 8-like, with protein MDPLFLAYSFYRRRKVEQCVNLCSQMLEKNPYDQAAWALKTRALTEQVYVDEVDVDEEGIAEMAMDDNSIAQVARPGTSLKVPGTGQGGPSQGVRPTSQSGRPLSGFVRPGTQSNRPGTMEQAIRTPRTAHTARPVTSASGRHVRLGTASMLSNPDGPFINLSRLNFSKYASRQNLAKALFEYIFHHENDVRNALELAALATEASQFKDWWWKVQLGKCYYRLGLYRDAERQFRSGLKQQDIVDTYLYLAKVYVRLDQPLTAIEVYTQGLEKFPGETALLTGIARIHEGMNDMTDAVKFYKDVLHYDSMHVEAIACIGTHHFYTDQPEIALKFYRRLLQMGVYNTQLFNNLGLCCFYAQQYDMTLTCFERALSLATDETTADVWYNIGHVALGVGDMNLAYQAFRMALSANNDHAEAYNNLGVLEMKKGRLEMARAFFQASASLSSMMFEPHYNFGAMCDKLGDFQSSYNAIQRSLDSFSDHADSKELLQQLEKHFSLL; from the exons ATGGACCCGTTATTTCTTGCATATAGCTTCTATAGACGACGCAAAGTTGAACAATGTGTCAATTTATGTTCTCAAATGCTTGAAAAAAACCCTTATGACCAG GCTGCATGGGCCCTGAAAACGCGGGCGCTGACTGAACAGGTTTATGTTGATGAGGTCGATGTGGATGAGGAGGGTATAGCCGAGATGGCCATGGATGACAACTCAATAGCTCAGGTGGCACGGCCCGGTACCTCGTTGAAGGTACCTGGTACTGGACAAGGTGGACCAAGTCAGGGGGTCAG ACCAACATCTCAATCCGGACGTCCGTTGTCTGGCTTTGTGCGGCCAGGTACACAATCCAATAGACCTGGTACCATGGAGCAGGCCATCCGGACCCCAAGGACTGCCCATACAGCGAGACCAGTCACCAGTGCATCTGGGAGGCATGTGAGACTTGGAACT GCATCCATGTTGTCTAACCCAGACGGACCTTTCATCAACCTGTCTCGGCTGAACTTCTCCAAGTACGCGTCCCGCCAGAACCTGGCCAAGGCTCTGTTTGAGTACATCTTTCATCATGAAAATGACGTCAGGAAC GCCCTGGAATTGGCCGCCTTGGCGACCGAGGCCTCACAGTTCAAGGACTGGTGGTGGAAAGTACAGCTGGGGAAATGTTACTACAG ACTTGGCCTCTACCGTGATGCAGAGCGGCAGTTCAGATCAGGTTTGAAACAACAGGACATTGTCGATACGTACCTATACCTGGCTAAAGTTTACGTGCGCCTAGATCAGCCCCTGACAGCTATTGAGGTGTACACTCAGGGGCTGGAGAAGTTTCCTGGGGAGACGGCCCTACTGACTGGCATTGCTAGAATACACGAG GGTATGAATGACATGACGGACGCTGTCAAATTCTATAAGGATGTACTGCACTATGACAGTATGCATGTGGAGGCTATAGCCTGTATAGGAACACATCACTTTTATACTGACCAGCCAGAGATAGCTCTCAAGTTCTATAG GCGGCTGCTTCAAATGGGTGTCTACAACACACAACTTTTCAACAACCTGGGCCTGTGTTGTTTCTATGCCCAGCAATACGACATGACCCTGACGTGCTTCGAGAGAGCTTTATCCTTGGCTACAGATGAAACGACAGCAGACGTTTGGTATAATATTGGACACGTAGCTCTG GGTGTGGGCGACATGAATCTTGCCTACCAAGCGTTCAGGATGGCACTGTCTGCTAACAATGATCACGCAGAGGCCTACAACAATCTGGGCGTCCTTGAGATGAAAAAAGGAAGGTTGGAAATG GCTCGTGCATTCTTCCAAGCGTCTGCTAGTCTCTCCTCCATGATGTTCGAACCTCATTACAACTTCGGAGCCATGTGCGACAAG
- the LOC135485689 gene encoding CCA tRNA nucleotidyltransferase 1, mitochondrial-like gives MVGPLLHQLFRNWRQIGKSGCISCRNYSFDKKKVLGKLKTMKLNTPEFRSLFTPELKQLTELFKQYNYELRIAGGAVRDLLSGKPPNDIDFATTATPDQMMAMFNSEGIRMINAKGEKHGTITARINDKENFEVTTLRIDVETDGRHAEVEYTRDWQLDANRRDLTFNSMFLGFDGTVYDYFNGREDLEKRLVRFVGDADARIKEDYLRILRYFRFYGRIAVDGNKHEPKTLQAIRENAEGLKGTSGERIWMELKKIITGNHSPSIMRVMTELQLLKYFGLPSNPNIDELEIVWKRSRQMEPAPMTLISALLAEVKEVYTLQERIKMSTVELQTGIFIVRYRNEGDSSDLLNYSQELMIDTMGKEPKVKDRVTELLKYKGQLDVLEKFCEWSPPKFPIGGKHLVERGIKGGPKFAKILQELRMIWKRSGYKMSESELVDKIDEVRERIK, from the exons ATGGTTGGCCCGCTGCTTCATCAACTCTTCCGCAACTGGAGGCAGATCGGGAAGAGTGGGTGTATATCGTGCCGAAATTACTCATTCGATAAAAAGAAGGTCCTCGGGAAGTTGAAAACCATGAAGTTGAATACGCCAGAGTTCCGGTCTCTCTTCACGCCGGAATTGAAGCAGCTGACCGAGCTGTTCAAGCAGTATAACTATGAGCTACGCATTGCCGGGGGAGCTGTAAGAGATTTATTGTCGGGGAAGCCTCCGAATGATATCGACTTTGCCACGACGGCCACACCCGACCAAATGATGGCAATGTTCAATAGTGAGGGTATCAGGATGATCAATGCTAAAGGAGAAAAACATGGAACAATAACTGCTAGAATAAACGACAAG GAGAACTTTGAAGTGACTACGCTCCGTATCGATGTCGAAACAGATGGCAGACACGCTGAAGTTGAGTATACACGAGACTGGCAGCTGGATGCGAACCGAAGGGATCTGACTTTTAATTCAATGTTTCTCG GGTTTGATGGGACTGTTTATGATTACTTCAATGGTCGGGAAGATCTGGAGAAGAGGTTGGTCAGATTTGTGGGGGATGCTGATGCCAGGATAAAAGAGGACTACCTCAGGATTCTAAGATATTTCAG GTTTTACGGCAGAATCGCCGTAGATGGTAACAAACATGAACCTAAGACGCTGCAAGCAATAAGGGAAAATGCAGAAGGACTAAAAG GCACCTCCGGTGAAAGGATCTGGATGGAACTGAAGAAGATCATCACTGGCAACCATTCGCCAAGTATCATGAGGGTCATGACAGAATTACAACTACTCAAATATTTCG GTCTTCCCTCTAATCCTAATATTGATGAACTCGAGATTGTCTGGAAACGATCACGACAAATGGAGCCAGCCCCTATGACTTTGATATCCGCTCTCTTGGCTGAAGTAAAAGAG gtgtataCACTCCAAGAGCGGATAAAAATGTCAACAGTGGAATTGCAGACGGGCATTTTCATCGTACGTTACAGGAACGAAGGTGATAGTAGCGACTTGTTAAACTATTCCCAGGAATTGATGATTGACACGATGGGCAAAGAACCCAAGGTCAAGGACAGAGTAACTGAACTCTTGAAATACAAGGGACAATTGGATGTGCTAGAAAAATTCTGTGAGTGGTCCCCGCCAAAGTTTCCTATTGGAGGGAAGCATTTAGTTGAACGAGGAATCAAAGGGGGACCAAAGTTTGCAAAGATTTTGCAGGAATTGCGTATGATTTGGAAACGTAGTGGCTACAAGATGAGTGAATCAGAACTCGTGGATAAGATTGATGAAGTAAGAGAGCGGATTAAATGA